In a single window of the Scyliorhinus torazame isolate Kashiwa2021f chromosome 2, sScyTor2.1, whole genome shotgun sequence genome:
- the LOC140396054 gene encoding myosin light chain 1/3, skeletal muscle isoform-like isoform X3, with translation MILFSTEEQEDFKEAFLLFDRTGNSKITLSQVADVMRALGQNPTNAEVKKILNNPSTEEMTGKAIEFDQFLPMLQTMANNKNQGSYEDFVEGLRVFDKESNGTVMGAELRHVLATLGEKLTEDQVEQLLTGQEDANGCINYEAFVKHIMSV, from the exons ATG ATCCTGTTCAGTACGGAGGAGCAGGAAG ACTTCAAGGAGGCTTTCCTCCTCTTTGACAGGACTGGTAATTCCAAGATTACCCTCAGCCAGGTTGCAGATGTCATGCGTGCTCTCGGGCAGAATCCAACCAATGCTGAAGTGAAAAAAATTCTGAACAACCCCAGCACTGAGG AAATGACCGGCAAAGCCATTGAATTTGACCAGTTTCTGCCCATGCTCCAGACCATGGCCAACAACAAGAACCAGGGTTCCTATGAAGACTTTGTTGAGGGTCTGCGTGTCTTTGACAAGGAAAGCAACGGCACCGTGATGGGGGCTGAGCTTCGCCACGTTCTGGCTACACTGG GTGAGAAGTTGACAGAGGATCAGGTGGAACAACTGCTGACAGGTCAAGAAGATGCCAATGGCTGCATCAACTATGAGG CTTTTGTCAAACACATCATGTCTGTTTAA
- the LOC140396054 gene encoding myosin light chain 3, skeletal muscle isoform-like isoform X4 — MSFSADEVEDFKEAFLLFDRTGNSKITLSQVADVMRALGQNPTNAEVKKILNNPSTEEMTGKAIEFDQFLPMLQTMANNKNQGSYEDFVEGLRVFDKESNGTVMGAELRHVLATLGEKLTEDQVEQLLTGQEDANGCINYEAFVKHIMSV; from the exons ATG TCATTCTCAGCAGACGAGGTGGAGG ACTTCAAGGAGGCTTTCCTCCTCTTTGACAGGACTGGTAATTCCAAGATTACCCTCAGCCAGGTTGCAGATGTCATGCGTGCTCTCGGGCAGAATCCAACCAATGCTGAAGTGAAAAAAATTCTGAACAACCCCAGCACTGAGG AAATGACCGGCAAAGCCATTGAATTTGACCAGTTTCTGCCCATGCTCCAGACCATGGCCAACAACAAGAACCAGGGTTCCTATGAAGACTTTGTTGAGGGTCTGCGTGTCTTTGACAAGGAAAGCAACGGCACCGTGATGGGGGCTGAGCTTCGCCACGTTCTGGCTACACTGG GTGAGAAGTTGACAGAGGATCAGGTGGAACAACTGCTGACAGGTCAAGAAGATGCCAATGGCTGCATCAACTATGAGG CTTTTGTCAAACACATCATGTCTGTTTAA